In the Thermococcus sp. genome, one interval contains:
- a CDS encoding ASCH domain-containing protein — translation MATWRMGLQEEYLRAIAEGRKKIEGRLYDEKRQEIRPGDTIIFENKLMVVVKDVRVYSSFREMLEKEGLENVLPGVEDIEEGVKVYRRFYSEEKERKYGVAAIEVEPVGWVGESLI, via the coding sequence ATGGCGACGTGGAGGATGGGTCTGCAGGAGGAGTACCTCAGGGCGATAGCCGAGGGCAGAAAGAAGATTGAAGGCCGCTTATACGACGAGAAGAGGCAGGAGATAAGACCCGGAGACACCATAATCTTCGAGAACAAGCTGATGGTCGTTGTGAAGGACGTCAGGGTTTATTCCTCCTTCAGGGAGATGCTCGAGAAAGAGGGCCTGGAGAACGTCCTGCCGGGAGTTGAGGACATCGAGGAGGGAGTTAAGGTCTACCGGAGATTCTACAGCGAGGAGAAGGAGAGGAAGTACGGCGTTGCGGCGATAGAGGTCGAGCCTGTTGGGTGGGTTGGGGAATCGCTCATCTGA